gcggcggcggcgaccacacGACGTGCTCGTGCGGCGACCACTGCGGGTGCAACCCGTGCAGGTGCGGCCGCGAGTCGCAGCCGACGGGGAGGGAGAACCGGAGGGCCGGCTGCTCCTGCGGCGACTCCTGCACCTGCGCCTCCTgcggctccaccaccaccaccgctcccGCGGCCACCAcctgatccatccatccatgcgcCCAAAAATGCCCAACGAGACGTGTTTATACGTGTGGTTAAGCGTGTGTACG
The sequence above is drawn from the Oryza glaberrima chromosome 10, OglaRS2, whole genome shotgun sequence genome and encodes:
- the LOC127786430 gene encoding class II metallothionein-like protein 1A, translating into MGCDDKCGCAVPCPGGTGCRCASSARSGGGDHTTCSCGDHCGCNPCRCGRESQPTGRENRRAGCSCGDSCTCASCGSTTTTAPAATT